The window GGCGGCGGCGGTTATGGTTAGGAGGTTAAGATCACTTATCAATGTCTAGTATTGAATTAAAGGTGGTTTAGAATACCGTATTGATTGTTTTACCAAACACTGCTGGGGTAAAGCAGTCATTTAGCCCAAAACCTCGGCAGTTGCCTGGCTGGTGGTGTTTGGTGAGTCAGCCAGTACCTCCacttcggtatcaattccttaaatataATGTAGTGAGCCCCCGATCTAACCGTGACCTATGCGCGTCCAAGACACAATGAAAAGGCATGGTGTTTATGGGTGCTGAAATGTAGTATCAGTTGTGTAAGAGTGAGTCAAATCGTACATCATATCATGATAGTAAAagtgtcaatattttgaaatcGTTGTGATTTTATACAAGTTAACCAGTGTAAAGAGTAAGACATAGTAAACTTATTTTTGTGATGGCGTATGGCAATAAATTTGGCTATTAGATAAATCTTCTTGGTTTGTTTCTTATTGTCTTTCAGTTTAGTGTAAGTGTGATCACGGAACCATTAGAATGAAAGAGTAAGAGGCAGGGGAGGTGTCAATAGAAGGGCGATGTGACAGTCTTCTCATCTCTAGCAAACCAATGGATAGCAGGATGAAAGAGTAAGAGGAAGGGGATGTGTAAGGAGAAGGCAGGAAGGGGTTGGATCGTCATCGTTTTTAGTTGCTCCGCATACCAGCAGATGTGTAAGGAGCAGAGGGAGTGTGACAGTCTTCTCGATGGCTGGGTGAAATCGACAATTATTCAGTGAATACTTGAAGTgaataatgaaaatgtcatttAGACATTGTATTTTTGCTTAAACATGTATTTGTGGGGTTTTATTTTCATGAGTTTAAGAACTTTTAAACACATGTATATGATCTATGTGTACATGAGAGACTAATGTCACAACAACCAAAGAGCTCTTGTTATCAATACATAATAGGCTTCATGTCCTAGCGAGAGACGGTTAAATGTCACACCCAGCAGTGTTGTTGATTATTAATACATTATGGGCCTTCATGTACCAGCGAGagacaattgtcacaaccaccagtgAGATAGATAACACTACCACCTGTGTTGTTATCAATACATTATAGGGCCTTCATGTGCCAGTGTGagacaattgtcacaaccaccagtgAGACAGATAACACTACCACCTGTGTTGTTATCAATACATTATTGGGCCTTCATGTGCCAGTGTGAGAcaactgtcacaaccaccagtGAGACAGATTACACTACAACCTGTGTTGTTATCAATACATTATTGGGTCTTCATGTGCCAGTGTGagacaattgtcacaaccaccagtgAGATAGATAACACTACTACCCGTGTTGTTATCAATACATTATTGGGCCTTCGTGTACCAGTGTGagacaattgtcacaaccaccagtgAGACAGATTACACTACTACCTGTGTTGTTATCAATACATTATTGGGCCTTCGTGTACCAGTGCGagacaattgtcacaaccaccagtgAGACAGATTACACTACAACCTGTGTTGTTATCAATACATTATTGGGCCTTCATGTGCCAGTGTGagacaattgtcacaaccaccagtgAGATAGATAACACTACTACCCGTGTTGTTATCAATACATTATTGGGCCTTCGTGTACCAGTGTGAGACAATTGTTACAACCACCAGTGAGACAGATTACACTACTACCTGTGTTGTTATCAATACATTATTTGGCCTTCATGTACCAGTGCGagacaattgtcacaaccaccagtgAGACAGATTACACTACCACCTGTGTTGTTATCAATACATTATTGGGCCTTCATGTGCCAGTGTGAaacaattgtcacaaccaccagtgAGACAGATTACACTACTACCTGTGTTGTTATCAATACATTATTGGGCCTTCATCAACTAGAGCAATCGATATTATGGTTTTTTGTCCTCATGCGAGACAAATGTCAAAACCACCACTTGGTTTATTCAGGCATGGAGcttaaaaacaaatttatcgGTTTTAAGGAAAAATGACAGAGCAGAGGAGGGGCAGAGTTCTTATCATCACGGAATTCTATCGAATGACACATCATGATGATGGGGGAAAGGGTCAGGAGAGTAAAAACGAATCACCAAGAATTTCGAGGATTGGAAAGCAGATTATTAACAAATATTCTGAAACTTTCCATTACCAAATTTTTAAATAGACAGTGAACTTTATTAACCTTATAGTGGTTCTGAGCCTTGTTATGAAACCGAATCTGAGCCTGTTTTTACTTCTATGTATTATATGACGATAAACTTCCTGAACAAACAACTTGACAACTGACCTTTCTGATTATCAATCTATTGGGTCGTATTGGAGTGCCATTTATAATCAGGCGACATAAAATTCAATGCATTCTTCATGAGCTTGACAGGTGTTGTCTGGGTATATGTGACGGATATGAAATTTGAGCTATCCAGGCAATATATGGCCCAAGTCACTGATCTAGTTCTtaataatatatatttttattcatcttttttttgtACAAGTCCTTTATTCGTAAAAATCTTAAAGGGATAGACACAAAGAATCAGTGCCGTAAAAATTAAGCATGAGAACCTCTACCAGTAATACAAATACTTTACATTGGAAATGTCGATGAAATTTCAATGTGACTTCTAATCATGTCAGAAACATCAAAGGCTGACCCCATGAGCGTAAAAGAAACTTATAAGCGTAAAAGCATAaaactgtacatttttacatgtatatttaacgTTTTTCCTAGTTTCGACTAGGTCTATCTATAAATATCACAGTTGCCTCTGGCTTCTTCTCATAATGAATGTACAATGTTCTACATAAAAATTCTTCAATGAATTTCTACACGTTTGATATCCACCAGGTTATCTACCGCAAATGCAACTTGTCTTTCAATGACTCTCCAGTTCACTTATTGACGAAAACATCATCCGGGTCAACTCCCACAGTGATTGAGTTCATAACTCGCACCTGACATCATATAAGATCTCTGACTAGATGGATAAGATCCTGGTGTACTTGTAGTAGCTTGGAATGGCTCATGTTTTCGTTTCTCAAAATCCTCCTGTATTTTCATCTTGCTATCGAATTCCTTCCGATACTGAGTATGCAGTTGCTCTATCACCATATCCTTCTCTTTCACCTGGTTAAAAAATAAAGATGAATTCAAACACAATTGCCTCAATATTTTACTGATACAAACCAGCATTTTTTGGACGAAGTACCAGGCCTTGAGGGGTTATAAAAGTAGCGGGCTGTTTTAGCCTCTGGTCAGGGTATATAGGACAGCCACCTACTTTGACCAAAACATTCTGTGAGTAGAGAGACTGGAAAACAGTAAACAGCCGCctgattttgtgaaaaatccAGGAACTCCAAAAACCAATAAACCCCCTAGACCCGACTGTAAACCCTTTCTGCTGTATTTGTCATGACAAAACTTTGCGTCCATTGGTTCGATTTTTGATGTTTGCATAGGCTGGAAGTATGCAGTATTTGTTGGAGATGTCCAGTTTTCGTAATCATGAAAATGTTCTGCTCAAAGTTGTCCAACTCCAAAAAATAGCATGTTCTTCTCAGAAAAAGAGAGCAACTGAGAATATGGAAAATGCCACAACAATTTTTTCAACTCTAAAAAATTGCATGTTCCGCTCAGAAAAAGAGAACAACTGAGACTACATGGAAAATGCCACAACaagtttttcaatcattttctgGTCATATCCTAAAATGAGAGAATGCTAAAAAAAACTCACCTGACGTGCAAGCTTTTCATTTGTGGCTCTGATTATTGTAAACTTGGTATCCCACGAGATCTCCTTCTTTTTCTGCTGCTCTTTCTCGGCATGGAAGTCCTCCTCATAGACCTTAACCTACAAGAAAACGGGGAGACATTTTAAACTCTTTTTCAATGGGAAGGTGCTGCACATGCAAGTTAATTTCCATAAAGCGGATCATTCCATATTACTTTGATTAAACTTGAAACACATTAATTCTACACCATCTTGCCAAAAATAATTTCACAACGAAAAATAATTGTCACATTAACACAGTTTTTTACGGACAGTGTCAGTATATTCATCCTAAGAAACTATTACCATGATTGTCAGgcaaaaaaaattcttcaattgATTAGGAGATCCGTTGCAAATTTCACCTGAAACagaaatttgaaaactgccCCACCTGCTCTTTAAGCAGCCAGCATTCTTCCTCAACTTTTCTATTTTTATCCTTTTCTGCATTCAGGAGTTGCTGCAAAGCATCTTGGCGCGGGTCAATTATTTCGTCCACTGTATGGTGTATCACATGACCATTTCCATCGGAAATCAACATGCTGTTGACTCTCTTGAGCTCTTGCCTTAGATGTAATTTCTCCTTCTCCAGGGCCTGTATGTGCCTGTCCTGAAATATGGAACAAGGAGGGGTCACTCTAGATGCTGAATACGGTCCAGACAATGTCAGTAGTACATCCGACATATTGTCAAATCAGTCTTTGATACAAttacaaacactgcatgaaataaGCAGAATGATCAATAACAGCAGTCTACATCTGTATCTGTATGTCTAAAAGCAAGTTGTGCATGATATACCTTATGGTATTAAAGTAAAACTGATACACAAACATGTATGGACAGTTTGCATTGTTAGCAAGTACTACTTATAGTAGAGATCTCGGTTTCAGAATGCGTTTTGGAAGAAGTTTGATGAATATACAGGTACAGTATGTCTTATTGACCTTTTTGCCAAGCACCAAGACCAAGGTCATTATCTTTTAGAAATTCCTTCATATATTAGTAATACTTCATTGCAATAACAAAGAACTGTTTGCAAAGAGGGTGAATAATCTCATTGAACGTGTCATGTTCTGTTGAGGTCATCAAGGGTATACTGAAACTGAAACTATATTGCACACATGTACAAACAGTGACTGATATAATCAGTACATGACCTGGTCCAAAGCTATCAATTAGAGGGCATTACACCAATACAAAAGTGGGATGGAGAAATTTCAGTATTTTTTTGCACAGTGAACCTCGATCCCTACGGGGTCACCTTAGCTCTAAAATGTACGCTCTGACTTAACATGTATCAAAAAcaattccattcaatttgatgtgTATAAGGACACATTTTGTACCTTTACATGTTTAACTAAGGTATGTATTTCTTAGACTCACAGGGACCTAAAAAAAGGTTTACTGTATTTCTAATAATATGCTGAAGAAGTTCACTAATCGACTAATTCTTACCAATTGGGTAAAGTCTCCAGAAGACTGTCGCATTGCCAGCTCTTTTTTCACAGCTGCCAGTTGCCGTTTCAACATTACATTCTCCTTAGAGACTTTAAAGAAAAGATCTGAAGAAACTTCATCTGGAACAGGAATATGTCTATGACCCCTTGAGATAGAATTGTCACGATTGCTGCTACTCTGCATCGGAATTTTACAGTCAAAATCTGAACCTTCCATCAAAGGAAGAGTCCGATGGCCACACTGACCTTCACTCTGCCAATCAACACTAGTCCGAAATTGGTCTCCAACTCTGTTATTTCCGGGCATATCTTCACAAGTTTTCTGTATTTGGTAAAAACCTGCAGTAAGTTTATCAAGGTTGAAGTCTCCTAAAGGAATACTCGTCACCTCAGCCACAGGTGATCCTCGTTCAACACCTGCTTTGTCGTCACTACAAGCACCTTCCCTCTTCACCCGTTGCTTCAGAACGCCTGAAGAAACAACAGGCGTCTGTTCTTTAACACTCCCTCCTCGCTTCATTGTGATGGTGAAGCAGAAAGGTTAATGATCGTTGAGACTTTTCAATGGCAATTAGAAAACAGGAAAAATCTCCAGAAAATGATGAGTATCCTGATCCTTATCATCCGCATAAAAATCCTGCAGACATTTTCTTGACTCAACCACTCCTTAGTTGATCAGTAACCTGGAAAACAACATCATATGGTAAAAACCACAAATAAGTTTGATTCTTATGAATTAGTCAGACTTTTCAGACTCGGCAAAAAATAAATCACATATTGTGTACCACCACCAgtaaaacctaccataaactaACCATTGCCCATATGGcaaatttttggttttcacAAAGTGCCCCCTGTGGTTAAACAGTGAATCAGATCAGGTTGGATTTTAAAAGCAAACAACTACCACCATTTTACTGAATCCCACTTAAAGATAGGTGTCTACCGAAAAGGTCCTGGCCAGTTTTTGGTCCATCCAAGGCATACAGAGAGCCAAAATGTCTTTAATTAGCCAACTGACCCACTGTATGCCTCAAATCCCCGTGATTCTCCCAATCATACCTGGAAACCAAAAAAGTACATAAACATTCTTTCACACTATTTTAATTCAATGCATTCTTACCTCTTTGTTGAAGGTCACAGAATTACGAAATGAAACGTAAATTTGAAGTTGCTAAAGAATGTCGCAAACAAGGAAAGAAACAGAGACTTAAAATCTTCTTTTATCTAGTACTGTTGAGATATGAAATAGATTGAtatgaaactgaaactgaaactgaatTCTGAATCTGGAACTGGTTCTAGACCTAGATGTGGGTTTTCCCCTCCCCATATCTATCCTGGAGAATGAAGAGCATTTCCTTTCAAAAGCTTTGCAATGGTAACTAAAGGCATCCAAAGAAAGTCGGcggtgtattgtacgcgccggtcaacgatccaaaggttgaccgcgctcaacgttgcttaacttcccactctggggccaacgcgccaaccactgggccataaaggaattccctcatttACAGCTAAACTTCATATATTTCACTCCTCTTCAATAATCAGATTCAACTCATGTAATAGTTGTCACATGACTGTGACATTTTCCTGTAAAAAAACTACAAAGAATGCTTTTGATACTCAGATTTCTCACGTGGCTGTGTTCTAGATATAGACTAGTAAATCATTTCAAAAAGCTTTCACTGACACGAACCGATTAATTTAATCATTATGGTTCATTTAAGTTCAATGAGAAGGAAAgtcaaaataaaatgaaaatcttATGCATGCTCCTTTGTTGTGCTTTGTAGGAAACTTATCACTTTCTTATACTTGCCCATTCTGGTGTAAAATGTAGGGCCAGAAAGGCTTAAGCAATTAACAGAGGTAACACTGCTATAGCACTGCTGGTCTAGTTATGTCCGCAACATGACTCTCAAGACAAGACGCCCCTCCCTTTTTATGTGTACATATAACTACAATTTTGCTAGTCCTCAGTTCTATCAGCCTAAACTGGAATATCACAGTAGCTTCTGGCCTCATCTTCTCATTCCATCAAATCCCACCAAACTGTGAACAGACACTGAACAGAGCAAGCAGCAGGAGTCGAGAGTTTTCACATACCAGTGCATCTAGCATTCACAATTAAATTGTCTTTACACCGATTGCTCCCAGAATATCGGTTCACCTAATTGAATTAGATGTCAGAAAACAAAGAGCACAGATAATCCATAATGAGTGTATTTGACAAATTCGGGCAAGATTTGGTGGGACAATTAGCAAGCAATACAAATGAAATAGTTTATAATACAAGTGAATGTTTATAATGCAAGGTTAATAAGCAACAGGAATACAATTCTTGATAAATGTCACCTTCAACCAGAAAGGTCGTGTCTACCCTTTTGTCAGGCAGCAATACAAATGCCCAACTGACTGTTCTTTTTGTCCCAACAGTATATTGGTATCCTTGTTtacaaaacaatttcaaaactcTAGATGAATCTACTCTTGTGTTTGACATCCAACAGGGTTCCTTCTGTGACATGTCTCAAGATGATTGTCCAGTTTACTCATTGAGACAAACGTCAACGAGCAAACCTCACACTGAATGAGTTCAAAACTCGCATCTGACATCATAGATCTCTGACTAGATGGATAAGGTCCTGGTATACTTGTAGTAGCTTTGGATGGCTCATGTTTTCGTTTCTCAAAGTCCTCCTGTATTTTCATCTTGCTCTGGAATTCCTTCTGATACTGAGCCTGCAATCGCATAACCTCCATTTTTTCCTCTTTCACCTGGATAAGAATTTGGagacaaaattcaaaatctgattcCTCAAACCCGTCTTTGAGAActcagttatacatgtatacactgtgAGCCTTTCCCACTGTGTTTGTCAAGACAAGACTTCACATCGATTACTTTAGTGAATGGTTCGATTTTCTTTGAAGCACAGGGGGGAAGCATGAAGTCTTTTTGTTGAAGTTGTCCAACtctcaaaatcatgaaaatgttctACTCGGTCAAACTTGTCCAActctcaaaaattgaaaatgttctgcTAACAAAACATACCAAGGGTGTGAGGTAAGAACAGACCCACAGCAGTTCTGTCAATCATTTTCTGGTCATATTGACCAGATTTGTTAGCTACAATGAGGGGAAATGCTGATAAAGCTCACCTCACGTTTAAGCTTCTCATTCAAGGCTCTTTCCCTTGTAAACTTATGATCCCATTGGCTCTCCTTCTTCCTCCATTCCCCTTTCTCAGCTTCGTAATCACCACGGAAAGTCTCCACCtacaagaaaaaagaaaattagAGCTCTGTTTGGTTTCAAAAGTATACTTCTTCATCAGATTGACTTATCAATGGAACATAGACAGCTCAAAATCCAACAATCAATACCTCAGGCACCACAAAAGATGGGAGTGgcatcaaaatgtacatgtagctgaacATGTAAACTCAAATACCCCAAATGCAAATAAATGTATATCTCAGGACTGCAATATTCATGTTTAAAATGATTATGGACatcatactgtagtttcatgaaaataacaccacttcgggatattcaaggcccggcctcttctctcgagtctattcaccagaggtaaccaatgagtgttttcgctggcccttgtgatggctcagccgagctgtcacggttaccctaaaccacttattaccgcagccctgttgattcgaagtgttgtgggcctactggtcgatgagtgcgcatgtggaatgacgtaaatggtaaggccactcgccgaccgtttatacaggttgtctcataaaactgaagcaccttttagattgatccaaaccccccaaaacaaaaaaagtccttattgaaactctgaagaaaaatctacaaatgctttcattagtaaagcaaagtgatattcaggcaatgttagtagtcacgaaattccgaagaaaaacgaggagctcatcctctgtttttctacaaccctctttttttgatttagactccctaggccaacgtgggagaaaacagaatcgaagtttctaggatttgtggttttcttgaggaattctagggcctcttaggcctataaatgaagccccactgagggtacccacattgcagacaacctgtgcgacagtggatgctgtagagctgctgagaaaacgacgccggcgctacaccgtgacagaaaaacttgcctacctgagagaccagaaggaggcactggtgaacggtacggtgcgcagtatgagagagttcgccgccaactataacatcccctgggagacgtttagaaggtggaatctcgaggacctcgagcagaagcaagaagaagggcatggccggaaaaagacggtgatggagccccgtgatccgttatggccacatgttgaggaccagctttaccaatggctgcagcagatgagagagcatcgcctcgcagtctccgttctcgacattcaagataaggcgttggtagtgtggcaaagctggtggaacgagttagcccaagatgtcagagaagggattcagcattgtcaccctcagctatgggatttcgacgcatccataggctgggtggagtgcttgatgaagagacgccacgtgtccctacggaaggtggccaagaatacaacgaccgtccccgctgatgctgctgcaaggatccagaccttccgagatgcggttactgggagcattgatcgtcttgatatacagatgcggttcttctttaacatggaccaaacctttgtcctgtttgatatgagaaccatgtacacggccaacaccacgggggagaaggccatagacgtctgatcatccaggtccaatactaagttgggatgcaccgtcaccctctgcatcgcagcctctggagcaaagttgccggcgcacatcaccttccccagaagaggtttcgtccggatgtttgcagccctccaagacaacccaccagcagatgtaaagattaccctatcggaaactggttggatgagggaggaaacggcgcacaagtggttagatgaagtcctatcaccctacatcaccgacaacgagaccgaccagttcctgttaatcgtcgatcattatcaggtccaccggacagagaacttctggatgagagtccgcgacatgagaggcagcctggattacgtacctgctggttgcacatccctcgtacaaccgttagacgttgcagtcatgaagtccttcaaatgtcacgtacggtgacaatggaaatcgtggaagaaggaccacacggacgaaagaggagactgccctcacatcggcctgagagacgtgaccaacatcatcagagatgcctgggatggtgttgatgaggacgttatcgtcaactgatttgaagcatcgtttcaaccaaggccaatcgaagctggaccacatgctatcttggaggaagaagaggagactgccgtggatggaccagagttcgtgactgtagtcgaggaggacattgtgatggacttgaattgactgtgggtgttgtgaatgattgtgggtacgattctgaaagctggacaatctaataatgtgtatctttagctttgaaaaaaaattgaatcgggatttgcattgttcttttttattccttcactgatcacttcggacaagactgtacattcagagggatgttcggttttgtctccagatatgtgacggacaacttctcattcttaccaatttcgcactgcaaagtatctttgaaagcccgaagctggtaagggatgataagacccgaagacatgctccattacctccctgagcagtgcctcactttgaaagggcaggtcagtccctaaaaccagcagaagccaatatgtcagttgggcttttttcatggacaccctgtacactatcagccattagcactgggacaccctttacactaccaatgacgattagttgaaaatgttctgggaca is drawn from Lineus longissimus chromosome 1, tnLinLong1.2, whole genome shotgun sequence and contains these coding sequences:
- the LOC135490664 gene encoding uncharacterized protein LOC135490664, encoding MKRGGSVKEQTPVVSSGVLKQRVKREGACSDDKAGVERGSPVAEVTSIPLGDFNLDKLTAGFYQIQKTCEDMPGNNRVGDQFRTSVDWQSEGQCGHRTLPLMEGSDFDCKIPMQSSSNRDNSISRGHRHIPVPDEVSSDLFFKVSKENVMLKRQLAAVKKELAMRQSSGDFTQLDRHIQALEKEKLHLRQELKRVNSMLISDGNGHVIHHTVDEIIDPRQDALQQLLNAEKDKNRKVEEECWLLKEQVKVYEEDFHAEKEQQKKKEISWDTKFTIIRATNEKLARQVKEKDMVIEQLHTQYRKEFDSKMKIQEDFEKRKHEPFQATTSTPGSYPSSQRSYMMSGASYELNHCGS